From one Rhodothermales bacterium genomic stretch:
- a CDS encoding MbnP family protein: MKTLRYGSPLLIAAMLLASGCDLFKNDEEPEVATIAFHIDNVVGGRNLALNTGSYTNAAGQPFSVSLLEYIVTDIALHQADGTVVDLEAAHYCNEADAATHELHEIEIPAGAYTALTFTFGVKEDENTFGMLPNTTEFANMMWPMMMPMGDGVTDRYHYMRFEGAYGDQGQTFRIHAGPSGGGDYSFDVSLPLAMDVESGADVHMHVNMNVDQWLTGPNTWNFDDFGMIMGNPAAQSLVQANGSTVFTLGDVHF, from the coding sequence ATGAAAACACTGCGCTACGGAAGCCCCCTGCTTATCGCGGCGATGCTGCTCGCCTCAGGCTGCGACCTCTTCAAAAACGACGAGGAGCCGGAAGTGGCGACGATCGCGTTCCACATCGATAACGTGGTCGGCGGTCGCAACCTCGCGCTCAACACCGGCAGCTACACGAACGCCGCCGGCCAGCCCTTCAGCGTCTCGCTCCTCGAGTACATCGTCACCGACATCGCCCTCCACCAGGCGGACGGCACGGTGGTCGACCTCGAGGCCGCCCATTACTGCAACGAAGCCGACGCCGCCACCCACGAGCTGCACGAAATCGAGATCCCGGCCGGCGCCTACACGGCGCTCACGTTCACGTTCGGCGTGAAAGAAGACGAAAATACGTTCGGCATGCTGCCCAACACGACCGAGTTCGCGAACATGATGTGGCCGATGATGATGCCGATGGGCGACGGCGTGACGGATCGATACCACTACATGCGCTTCGAAGGCGCCTATGGGGATCAGGGCCAGACCTTCCGGATTCACGCCGGCCCGTCCGGCGGCGGCGACTACTCGTTCGACGTGTCCCTGCCGCTCGCCATGGATGTCGAAAGCGGGGCGGATGTCCACATGCACGTCAACATGAACGTCGACCAGTGGCTGACCGGCCCGAACACCTGGAATTTCGACGACTTCGGGATGATCATGGGCAACCCCGCGGCGCAGTCGCTCGTGCAGGCCAACGGCTCCACGGTCTTTACGCTCGGCGATGTGCATTTCTAG